From Candidatus Dependentiae bacterium, one genomic window encodes:
- the ruvA gene encoding Holliday junction branch migration protein RuvA, producing MIDSISGKVTAQNESHITVSVGPLGFGVSIPSTMHVAIGQEVDLFLYMHWNQEQGPSLYGFATELDKTVFLLITSCSGVGPKIAMAALAQLGGAAFVQAVQQADDKMLSKISGIGAKKAEQMVVQLKHKVAKLLKSGVQFEGAEHISDIHNVSEVLHSLNYSRNEIDAAMNWLQRQNKGAQVPFDKLVRQALSFLAKRT from the coding sequence ATGATTGACAGTATTTCAGGGAAAGTTACTGCACAAAATGAGTCACATATTACCGTAAGTGTCGGCCCGCTAGGTTTTGGCGTTTCAATACCATCTACTATGCATGTTGCCATTGGGCAAGAAGTAGACTTATTTTTATATATGCATTGGAATCAAGAGCAGGGGCCGAGTCTTTATGGTTTTGCAACAGAATTAGATAAAACAGTATTTTTATTGATTACCAGTTGTTCAGGTGTTGGTCCAAAAATTGCAATGGCAGCATTAGCACAGCTTGGTGGTGCTGCATTTGTGCAAGCGGTGCAACAGGCGGATGATAAAATGCTGAGTAAAATTAGTGGTATTGGTGCAAAAAAAGCGGAGCAAATGGTTGTGCAACTAAAACACAAAGTTGCAAAATTACTCAAATCAGGAGTTCAGTTTGAAGGTGCAGAGCATATTTCAGACATTCATAATGTTTCTGAGGTATTGCATTCTCTTAATTACTCACGAAATGAAATTGATGCTGCAATGAATTGGTTGCAAAGACAAAATAAAGGAGCACAAGTTCCGTTTGATAAATTGGTTAGGCAGGCTCTTTCGTTTTTGGCCAAGAGGACATAA
- a CDS encoding amino acid carrier protein, with the protein MNLLTSLVLVKNFLDFPVAVLFFVVGLFLTIKTRFIQVRAMPKFIDLIKGGISRKKVQNKEGDVKTIDTFHALFTAMSTTIGIGNLVGPTVAIFAGGPGAMFWLLLYIFLGSVTKFTEVVFAMSTRIKTENGHIIGGPMQYLKHVSIFFANWFMYVMAVLFIGWSMVQSNTLAAMYAQDGIPEWVTGVALAAITLYVLVGGAQRVGEVASKLVPIMFFFYISFALLILFQDIVALQLAVASITQCILTPAAPIGGFLGATVLQAMKCGLYRGVFITEAGLGTSSIAHAMADTQKPADQGVLAMFSMAADALLALISGLIVLVTGVWEQGVFRSTLIYEAFKVSAPALGQFVLLVSISLFVITTVIGNSFNGRQTFASITNFKYVNWYVWFTVIMTFVGSMLHVELAWVIMDILIALVAIPNLIGIAILAIRRPQELKL; encoded by the coding sequence ATGAATTTACTTACTTCATTAGTTTTAGTAAAAAATTTTTTAGATTTTCCTGTTGCGGTTTTGTTTTTTGTGGTCGGGCTGTTTTTAACTATTAAGACACGTTTTATACAGGTTCGTGCGATGCCAAAGTTTATCGATTTGATCAAAGGTGGAATTTCGCGTAAAAAAGTGCAAAACAAAGAGGGCGATGTTAAAACAATTGATACTTTTCATGCGTTGTTTACTGCAATGTCCACGACTATTGGTATTGGAAATTTAGTGGGCCCAACGGTGGCAATTTTTGCCGGTGGTCCCGGTGCAATGTTTTGGTTGCTCCTTTATATTTTTCTGGGTTCGGTTACCAAGTTTACTGAAGTTGTGTTTGCCATGTCTACACGCATAAAAACTGAAAATGGTCATATAATTGGTGGCCCAATGCAATACCTAAAACATGTAAGTATTTTTTTTGCTAATTGGTTTATGTATGTAATGGCTGTTTTGTTTATTGGTTGGTCGATGGTACAATCAAATACATTGGCTGCAATGTATGCGCAAGATGGCATTCCTGAATGGGTAACCGGTGTTGCATTGGCTGCAATTACGCTCTACGTTCTTGTTGGTGGCGCACAGCGTGTGGGAGAAGTTGCCAGTAAATTGGTGCCGATAATGTTTTTCTTTTATATATCGTTTGCATTGTTAATTTTGTTTCAAGACATAGTTGCTTTACAACTAGCTGTTGCGAGTATAACTCAATGTATTTTAACTCCGGCCGCTCCAATAGGTGGATTTTTGGGCGCGACTGTTTTGCAAGCAATGAAATGTGGCCTTTACAGAGGTGTATTTATTACCGAAGCCGGTTTGGGAACTTCATCAATTGCTCATGCAATGGCAGATACACAAAAACCGGCTGATCAAGGTGTGTTGGCGATGTTTTCTATGGCAGCAGATGCATTACTCGCTTTAATTTCTGGGTTAATTGTATTGGTAACCGGCGTTTGGGAACAAGGCGTATTTCGTTCAACATTGATTTATGAAGCATTCAAGGTTAGTGCGCCGGCGCTTGGGCAGTTCGTGTTATTAGTAAGTATTTCATTGTTTGTAATTACCACAGTAATCGGTAATAGTTTTAATGGTCGACAAACATTTGCATCAATTACCAACTTTAAATATGTTAATTGGTATGTTTGGTTTACGGTCATTATGACATTCGTTGGTTCAATGTTGCATGTTGAACTTGCATGGGTGATTATGGACATTTTAATTGCTTTGGTTGCGATTCCAAATTTAATCGGTATTGCTATTTTGGCGATACGCCGACCACAAGAACTCAAATTATAA
- the ybeY gene encoding rRNA maturation RNase YbeY, with protein sequence MILIKNEQTFPVDIKALEQHTKIALDALDYADFDINIVLVTPEAMQKYNNDFRDRDRVTDILSFPFHLIAAGARIEPETEDDKNLGDIIICPQYVNDDLDRWQMSFDNRMDMLLVHGICHLLGYDHIEDKDYEVMKKKEASLLKMLQ encoded by the coding sequence ATGATTCTTATTAAAAATGAACAAACATTCCCCGTAGACATTAAAGCATTAGAACAGCACACAAAAATAGCATTAGATGCATTAGATTATGCAGACTTTGATATAAACATTGTTTTGGTCACACCGGAAGCAATGCAAAAATACAATAATGATTTCCGTGATAGAGATAGAGTAACCGATATCTTGTCTTTTCCATTTCATCTTATTGCAGCGGGAGCTCGCATTGAACCGGAAACTGAAGATGACAAAAATTTAGGAGATATCATTATATGCCCGCAATATGTAAACGATGATCTTGATCGTTGGCAAATGTCATTTGACAATCGCATGGACATGTTGCTCGTGCATGGCATCTGCCATTTGCTTGGTTACGATCACATTGAAGATAAAGATTATGAAGTCATGAAAAAAAAAGAAGCATCTCTTTTGAAAATGCTTCAATAA